A part of Propioniciclava coleopterorum genomic DNA contains:
- a CDS encoding metal-dependent transcriptional regulator, whose product MSDLIDTTEMYLRTVYELEEEGVPPLRARIAERLGQSGPTVSQTVQRMERDGLLHVADDRHIQLTEDGRAKATSVMRKHRLAEVLLTEVIGLPLDLVHDEACRWEHVISDAVEARLAEILHDPARSPYGNPIPLHGELGPEVPAVAQVCPLSQVLPHVGQLEVTIERLTEALQATPNMLAELGELGVAPGSSVTAERAGADLKLTVGDQSRLVAGEFAHHLFVKEASAR is encoded by the coding sequence GTGAGTGACCTCATCGATACGACCGAGATGTATCTGCGGACGGTGTACGAACTCGAGGAAGAGGGCGTGCCGCCGCTGCGTGCGCGCATCGCGGAGCGGTTGGGCCAGAGCGGGCCCACGGTGAGCCAGACGGTGCAGCGGATGGAGCGGGACGGGCTGCTGCACGTGGCCGACGATCGTCACATCCAGCTCACCGAGGACGGCCGCGCCAAGGCGACCAGCGTGATGCGTAAGCACCGCCTCGCCGAGGTGCTGCTCACCGAGGTGATCGGGCTGCCGCTCGACCTGGTCCACGACGAGGCGTGCCGCTGGGAACACGTCATCTCCGACGCCGTGGAGGCCCGCCTGGCCGAGATCCTGCACGACCCGGCCCGGTCGCCCTACGGCAACCCCATCCCGCTGCACGGCGAGCTCGGACCCGAGGTGCCGGCCGTCGCGCAGGTGTGCCCGCTGTCGCAGGTGCTGCCGCACGTGGGGCAACTGGAGGTCACCATCGAGCGGCTCACCGAGGCGCTGCAGGCCACCCCGAACATGCTCGCCGAACTCGGCGAACTCGGGGTCGCGCCCGGAAGCTCCGTCACGGCGGAGCGTGCGGGGGCGGACCTGAAGCTCACGGTCGGCGATCAGAGCAGGCTCGTCGCCGGCGAGTTCGCCCACCACCTCTTCGTGAAGGAGGCGTCCGCGCGCTAG
- a CDS encoding cation diffusion facilitator family transporter has protein sequence MESAVPPAPVSTRFLMKFIMVSIVAAVVTVAIKGTAAYITGSVGLLSDALESTVNLVAAFVALWALAVSGRPADHNHDFGHGKAEYMSSLVEGALIFVAAAAIIITSIRRFIVPEPVEELGWGLALSVLATLVNLGVGLVLIRQGRKHRSITLEADGKHLMTDVWTTVGVIAGIILLAVTGWHWIDPLIALLVGLNILLTGWKLIRRSVVGLLDAALPEDEVAAVREAIEGVIGDDRVTITELLTRESGRQRFVQATVVVPGHWTVSRSHDLADAVEEAVHRALPETRTVVHIEPGPSEHPDEPRADAAG, from the coding sequence ATGGAATCGGCTGTTCCGCCCGCCCCCGTCTCGACGCGCTTCCTGATGAAGTTCATCATGGTGTCGATCGTCGCCGCCGTCGTGACGGTGGCGATCAAGGGCACCGCCGCGTACATCACCGGCTCGGTGGGCCTGCTGTCGGACGCGCTCGAGTCGACCGTCAACCTCGTCGCCGCGTTCGTGGCGCTGTGGGCGCTGGCGGTGTCGGGCAGGCCGGCCGATCACAACCACGACTTCGGACACGGCAAGGCCGAGTACATGTCCAGCCTGGTCGAGGGCGCGCTGATCTTCGTGGCCGCGGCGGCGATCATCATCACCTCGATCCGCCGCTTCATCGTGCCCGAACCGGTCGAGGAGCTCGGGTGGGGCCTGGCGCTGTCGGTGCTGGCGACGCTGGTGAACCTCGGGGTCGGACTGGTGCTGATCCGGCAGGGGCGCAAGCACCGCTCGATCACGCTCGAGGCAGACGGCAAGCACCTCATGACCGACGTCTGGACGACCGTCGGGGTGATCGCGGGCATCATCCTGCTCGCCGTGACCGGCTGGCACTGGATCGACCCGCTCATCGCGCTGCTGGTCGGCCTCAACATCCTGCTGACCGGCTGGAAGCTGATCCGCCGTTCGGTCGTGGGCCTGCTGGACGCCGCCCTCCCCGAGGACGAGGTCGCGGCCGTCCGGGAGGCCATCGAGGGCGTCATCGGCGACGACCGGGTCACGATCACCGAACTGCTGACCCGCGAATCGGGACGCCAGCGCTTCGTGCAGGCGACGGTCGTGGTCCCCGGGCACTGGACGGTCTCGCGCAGCCACGACCTCGCCGACGCCGTCGAGGAGGCCGTGCACCGGGCGCTGCCCGAGACGCGCACCGTGGTCCACATCGAGCCCGGCCCCTCGGAGCACCCCGACGAGCCCCGGGCGGACGCCGCCGGCTGA
- a CDS encoding DUF7691 family protein — translation MGNVSLIAVGIDDVRELFSGSETRVAELRDVTERTWPTPPPRGGLLSKLGPFSRRAVDAPVVHPGVPTGLEIDAVAHGRDVPPDRLSAAWALVGAWLAQHGWGHFEIEVDRAVLDGFDFDLATQGVPAELGLRGVFRRSLGLPLKPLPGQTLGYARGAQATAMASHWGAALPALEPEHRALAEPIASWLAGFPAWTRQALEEGRPAPDLIAAYRA, via the coding sequence ATGGGCAACGTCAGCCTCATCGCCGTGGGCATCGATGACGTCCGCGAGCTGTTCAGCGGCAGCGAGACTCGGGTCGCCGAGCTGCGCGACGTCACCGAGCGCACCTGGCCCACCCCGCCCCCGCGCGGCGGACTGCTCAGCAAGCTCGGCCCCTTCTCGCGCCGCGCCGTGGACGCCCCCGTGGTGCACCCCGGCGTCCCGACCGGCCTGGAGATCGACGCCGTCGCGCACGGCCGCGACGTGCCGCCCGACCGGCTGTCGGCGGCGTGGGCGCTCGTGGGCGCCTGGCTGGCCCAGCACGGCTGGGGGCACTTCGAGATCGAGGTGGATCGGGCCGTGCTCGACGGCTTCGACTTCGACCTCGCCACCCAGGGCGTCCCGGCCGAGCTGGGCCTGCGCGGGGTGTTCCGGCGCTCGTTGGGGCTGCCGCTCAAGCCACTCCCGGGGCAGACGCTGGGGTACGCCCGCGGCGCCCAGGCGACCGCGATGGCCTCGCACTGGGGTGCAGCGCTGCCGGCGCTCGAACCGGAGCACCGCGCCCTCGCGGAGCCGATCGCGTCCTGGCTGGCGGGCTTCCCCGCCTGGACCCGGCAGGCGCTGGAGGAGGGACGGCCGGCGCCCGACCTGATCGCCGCCTACCGCGCCTGA
- a CDS encoding DUF3027 domain-containing protein, whose amino-acid sequence MAVKAPELDLACGDAIELARAAAEARADVAGVGEHLGVRAEDSRVATHYFEVDHPGYPGWRWAVTVARAARAKVVTVSEVVMLPGDGSLLAPAWVPWEERIEAGDVTPGVLMPTPDNDPRLEAGFTGGDTARDADPAEWQAIRAVVAELGLGRERVMSPYGRDEAAERWSAGEGGPHNAMTKQAPGVCQSCAYFVRLSGSLGRGFGACANEYSPSDGRVVAVDHGCGAHSDVAEPQRGVDLPRPVWDTISVDDLLFD is encoded by the coding sequence GTGGCGGTGAAGGCACCCGAGCTTGACCTGGCCTGCGGCGACGCGATCGAGCTGGCCCGTGCGGCCGCCGAGGCGCGCGCCGACGTCGCGGGCGTGGGGGAGCACCTCGGCGTCCGCGCGGAGGACTCCCGCGTCGCGACGCACTACTTCGAGGTCGATCACCCCGGCTACCCGGGCTGGCGCTGGGCGGTCACCGTCGCCCGCGCCGCCCGCGCGAAGGTCGTGACGGTGTCCGAGGTCGTCATGCTGCCCGGCGACGGCTCGCTGCTGGCGCCCGCGTGGGTGCCGTGGGAGGAGCGCATCGAGGCCGGCGACGTCACGCCCGGCGTCCTCATGCCGACCCCCGACAACGACCCGCGCCTGGAGGCCGGATTCACCGGCGGCGACACCGCCCGCGACGCCGATCCGGCCGAGTGGCAGGCGATCCGCGCGGTCGTGGCCGAGCTGGGGCTGGGCCGCGAGCGCGTCATGAGCCCGTACGGCCGCGACGAGGCCGCCGAGCGCTGGTCCGCCGGCGAGGGCGGCCCCCACAACGCGATGACCAAGCAGGCGCCCGGCGTCTGCCAGAGCTGCGCCTACTTCGTCCGGCTGTCCGGGTCGCTGGGCCGCGGCTTCGGCGCGTGCGCCAACGAGTACTCGCCCAGCGACGGCCGCGTGGTCGCGGTCGACCACGGCTGCGGCGCCCATTCGGACGTCGCCGAGCCGCAGCGCGGCGTCGACCTGCCGCGTCCGGTCTGGGACACCATCTCGGTGGACGACCTGCTGTTCGACTGA
- a CDS encoding class I SAM-dependent methyltransferase codes for MKRGFDWATYLAAVHRDHPGLTEAIMTRLEADGSNPYRWLARAVSPRARDVLDLACGAGAMVRELEQPGRRLIGLDLSEHELAVATERSQAPFVCADARRLPFADDSLDAVVSALGRW; via the coding sequence ATGAAGCGCGGCTTCGACTGGGCGACCTACCTGGCCGCCGTCCACCGCGACCACCCCGGGCTGACCGAGGCGATCATGACGCGCCTGGAGGCGGACGGCTCCAACCCGTACCGCTGGCTGGCGCGTGCGGTGTCGCCGCGCGCGCGCGACGTGCTGGATCTCGCGTGCGGGGCCGGGGCGATGGTGCGCGAGCTGGAACAGCCCGGACGCCGCCTGATCGGCCTCGACCTGTCCGAGCACGAACTGGCCGTCGCCACCGAGCGGTCGCAGGCGCCGTTCGTGTGCGCCGACGCGCGCCGGCTGCCGTTCGCCGACGACTCCCTCGACGCCGTCGTCAGCGCGCTGGGCCGCTGGTGA
- the serC gene encoding phosphoserine transaminase, producing MSLNIPAELLPRDGRFGCGPAKVRPEALQALAGRGASWMGTSHRKAPVKDVVGRIRSGLATLYDAPDGYEVALGNGGSTQFWDIASFALVERRASVGVFGEFTHKFAAALARTPWLDEPAVTRVEPGTVALPAPADADAYAWAHNETSTGAAAPVHRIGEADPGALTLIDATSAAGALPVDLAGTDAYYFAPQKAFSSDGGLWFAFLSPAAIERTGRLTAERWVPDSLNLQLALDNSRSDQTLNTPALATLFLMAEQIDWLLAAGGLPHAARRCGASSGHLYGWADAHPLASPFVAQPYRSPVVGTIDFDPQVDAAALAATLRANGIVDVEPYRSLGRNQLRIGMFPAVDPADVEALTACIDWVLERTV from the coding sequence GTGTCCCTGAATATTCCCGCTGAACTCCTCCCCCGCGACGGTCGCTTCGGCTGCGGCCCTGCCAAGGTGCGCCCCGAGGCGCTGCAGGCGCTCGCCGGGCGCGGCGCCTCGTGGATGGGAACCTCGCACCGCAAGGCGCCGGTCAAGGACGTGGTCGGCAGGATCCGCTCCGGGCTGGCGACGCTGTACGACGCCCCCGACGGCTACGAGGTGGCGCTCGGCAACGGCGGCTCCACCCAGTTCTGGGACATCGCGAGCTTCGCGCTGGTGGAGCGGCGCGCGTCGGTGGGCGTGTTCGGGGAGTTCACCCACAAGTTCGCCGCCGCCCTGGCCCGGACGCCGTGGCTGGACGAGCCGGCCGTCACCCGGGTGGAGCCGGGCACCGTCGCGCTGCCCGCGCCCGCGGACGCCGACGCCTACGCGTGGGCGCACAACGAGACCTCGACGGGCGCGGCCGCGCCGGTGCACCGGATCGGGGAGGCCGACCCCGGCGCCCTGACGCTGATCGACGCCACCAGCGCGGCGGGCGCGCTGCCGGTCGACCTGGCCGGGACCGACGCCTACTACTTCGCCCCGCAGAAGGCCTTCTCGTCCGACGGCGGGCTGTGGTTCGCGTTCCTGTCCCCGGCGGCGATCGAGCGCACGGGGCGGCTCACCGCCGAGCGGTGGGTGCCCGACTCGCTCAACCTGCAGCTCGCGCTCGACAACAGCCGGTCCGACCAGACGCTGAACACGCCCGCGCTGGCCACGCTGTTCCTGATGGCCGAGCAGATCGACTGGCTGCTGGCCGCGGGCGGGCTGCCACACGCGGCGCGCCGCTGTGGCGCCTCGTCGGGGCACCTGTACGGCTGGGCGGACGCGCACCCGCTCGCGTCCCCGTTCGTGGCGCAGCCGTACCGCTCCCCCGTGGTCGGCACGATCGACTTCGACCCGCAGGTGGACGCCGCCGCGCTGGCCGCGACGCTGCGGGCCAACGGCATCGTGGACGTGGAGCCCTACCGCAGCCTGGGACGCAACCAGCTCCGGATCGGGATGTTCCCCGCGGTGGATCCGGCCGACGTCGAGGCGCTCACCGCCTGCATCGACTGGGTGCTCGAGCGCACCGTCTGA
- a CDS encoding LLM class flavin-dependent oxidoreductase has translation MELQFGLDTFGDVTVDLQGAPLSQAQVIRNVVEQGMLADELGLDAFSVGEHHRPDFAISAPDIVLAGLATSTRRIKLGSAVVVLSSDDPIRVYERFATIDALSGGRAEPVLGRGSFIESFPLYGFDLADYETLFEEKLAVFAELLKEEPVTWSGSYRTPLEGVDVFPKTEGGRMFAWVAVGGSPQSVVRAAHYRFGLQLAIIGGPADRFKPFVDLYHRALDEFGATEPLPVAVHSPGHVADTDDLASTQLYEHFKANRDRIGADRGWGPMSRDEYDNEVEHGALYVGSPETVARKIAATVRQLGVQRFDLKYASGPMPHEQLMRSIELYATRVVPLVRDMLS, from the coding sequence ATGGAGCTGCAGTTCGGACTCGACACCTTCGGCGACGTCACCGTCGACCTGCAGGGCGCGCCGCTGAGCCAGGCGCAGGTGATCCGCAACGTCGTGGAGCAGGGCATGCTGGCCGACGAACTCGGCCTGGACGCGTTCTCCGTGGGGGAGCACCACCGACCCGACTTCGCCATCTCCGCGCCGGACATCGTCCTGGCGGGTCTGGCGACCAGCACCCGGCGGATCAAGCTCGGCTCGGCCGTCGTGGTGCTCAGCTCCGATGACCCCATCCGGGTCTACGAGCGGTTCGCGACCATCGACGCTCTGAGTGGCGGACGCGCCGAGCCGGTGCTGGGACGCGGCTCGTTCATCGAGTCCTTCCCGCTGTACGGCTTCGACCTGGCCGACTACGAGACCCTGTTCGAGGAGAAGCTGGCGGTCTTCGCCGAGCTCCTCAAGGAGGAGCCCGTCACCTGGTCCGGCAGCTACCGGACGCCGCTGGAGGGCGTCGACGTGTTCCCCAAGACCGAGGGCGGGCGCATGTTCGCCTGGGTCGCCGTCGGCGGCTCGCCGCAGTCGGTGGTCCGCGCCGCCCACTACCGGTTCGGGCTGCAGCTCGCGATCATCGGCGGACCGGCCGACCGCTTCAAGCCCTTCGTCGACCTGTACCACCGCGCCCTCGACGAGTTCGGCGCCACGGAGCCGCTGCCCGTGGCGGTCCACAGCCCGGGCCACGTCGCCGACACCGACGACCTGGCGAGCACGCAGCTCTACGAGCACTTCAAGGCCAACCGCGACCGCATCGGTGCGGACCGCGGCTGGGGCCCGATGTCGCGCGACGAGTACGACAACGAGGTGGAGCACGGCGCGCTGTACGTCGGCTCGCCCGAGACCGTCGCCCGCAAGATCGCCGCCACCGTTCGGCAGTTGGGCGTGCAGCGCTTCGACCTGAAGTACGCCAGCGGCCCGATGCCGCACGAGCAGCTGATGCGCTCGATCGAGCTCTACGCCACGCGGGTGGTCCCGCTGGTGCGGGATATGCTGAGCTGA
- a CDS encoding LPXTG cell wall anchor domain-containing protein, with protein MKLRAQNKIVTGALILLLILMVAGALLSAPPVRADEVFRLPATSAPLGMATDHTRGRYWTLDKASGRLTLTAIKPDGTVEGSMSSRDSLTSAQALAFESGEAYVADIGGRRSQVTVYQVTEPWPGTEILKAIAYPLAYPDGSHDAAAILVDADHRISLVTKGPQAGVYQAPAQPTRDAPNPLTRVADVPDGVTDGVVLQDGRIVLRTATTVLTLDAGFAPLGQAEIPAGERGQSVTQAMDPAQVLTAAGTGGVVNAVPVPGPAPATPTPRATRIPKSQTQATAGPEENRTFAQTGTTASIAVAAGLAALAGLVVVLRRR; from the coding sequence GTGAAGCTGAGGGCGCAGAACAAGATCGTGACCGGTGCGCTCATCCTGCTGTTGATCCTGATGGTCGCAGGCGCGCTGCTGTCGGCCCCGCCCGTGCGCGCCGACGAGGTGTTCCGGCTCCCGGCGACCTCCGCCCCGCTCGGCATGGCCACCGACCACACGCGCGGGCGCTACTGGACGCTGGACAAGGCCTCGGGCAGGCTCACCCTCACCGCGATCAAGCCCGACGGCACCGTGGAGGGCTCCATGTCGTCGCGCGACTCCCTGACCAGCGCGCAGGCGCTCGCGTTCGAGTCCGGCGAGGCCTACGTCGCCGACATCGGCGGCAGGCGCAGCCAGGTGACGGTCTACCAGGTCACCGAGCCGTGGCCGGGCACGGAGATCCTGAAGGCGATCGCCTACCCGCTGGCCTACCCCGACGGCAGCCACGACGCCGCCGCGATCCTCGTGGACGCCGACCACCGCATCTCGCTGGTCACCAAGGGCCCGCAGGCCGGCGTCTATCAGGCGCCCGCCCAGCCGACGCGCGACGCCCCCAACCCGCTGACCCGGGTGGCCGACGTGCCCGACGGCGTCACCGACGGCGTGGTGCTGCAGGACGGCCGCATCGTGCTGCGCACGGCGACCACCGTCCTCACCCTGGACGCCGGCTTCGCCCCGCTCGGTCAGGCGGAGATCCCGGCGGGCGAGCGCGGGCAGTCCGTGACCCAGGCGATGGACCCCGCACAGGTGCTCACCGCCGCGGGGACCGGCGGCGTCGTGAACGCCGTCCCCGTCCCGGGACCGGCGCCGGCGACCCCGACGCCGCGCGCCACCCGCATACCGAAGTCCCAGACCCAGGCCACCGCCGGGCCCGAGGAGAACCGCACGTTCGCCCAGACGGGCACCACGGCGTCCATCGCCGTCGCGGCCGGGCTGGCCGCGCTCGCCGGGCTCGTCGTCGTGCTGCGGCGGCGCTGA
- a CDS encoding NCS2 family permease, with protein MSSSTTAPVGAPNSGLDGWFSITKRGSSVGQEVRGGLVTFFTMAYIIALNPLIIGTAADRNGNLISGLSAADSANVGPTIAMVAAATSLVAGIMTIVMGVVGRFPIGLATGLGLNAMLAYVIAPMVTWPQAMGLIVWEGVIILILVLTGFREAVFRAVPRPLRTGIAVGIGLFITLVGLADAGIVRKGEGTPLQLGVGGSLIGWPMAIFVIGLFLLVLLYVRRVRGAMLIAIVGMTVVAVILQSILHIPGQEQGANPTGWALNIPELGAGGLLSLPDLSLIGRVDLFGAFSSGPAVTIAMIMTVFALLLADFFDTMGTVVAVGAEGGLLDADGNPEHTREILAVDSIAAIAGGLGSVSSNTSYIESAAGVGEGARTGLASVVTGLAFLVSLFLAPLVKLVPSEAAAPALVFVGFLMLSQVVHVDWTDPEEGFPAFVTMIAMPFAYSITAGIGAGFLFWIAIKVAVGKSRQVHPLLWVIGVAFLIYFGQGVINALLA; from the coding sequence ATGTCCTCCAGCACTACGGCGCCCGTCGGCGCGCCCAATTCCGGCCTCGACGGCTGGTTCAGCATCACCAAGCGCGGATCGAGCGTCGGGCAGGAGGTGCGGGGCGGGCTCGTGACGTTCTTCACGATGGCCTACATCATCGCGCTGAACCCGCTCATCATCGGTACCGCGGCCGACCGCAACGGCAACCTGATCAGCGGACTGTCCGCCGCCGATTCCGCCAACGTCGGCCCCACCATCGCGATGGTCGCCGCGGCGACCTCCCTCGTGGCGGGCATCATGACCATCGTGATGGGCGTCGTCGGGCGCTTCCCGATCGGCCTGGCCACCGGTCTGGGCCTCAACGCGATGCTCGCCTACGTCATCGCCCCGATGGTCACCTGGCCGCAGGCGATGGGCCTGATCGTCTGGGAGGGCGTCATCATCCTGATCCTGGTGCTGACCGGGTTCCGGGAGGCCGTGTTCCGGGCGGTTCCGCGCCCGCTGCGCACCGGCATCGCGGTCGGCATCGGCCTGTTCATCACCCTGGTCGGCCTGGCGGACGCGGGCATCGTCCGCAAGGGCGAGGGCACCCCGCTGCAGCTCGGCGTCGGCGGCTCGCTCATCGGCTGGCCCATGGCCATCTTCGTCATCGGCCTGTTCCTGCTGGTGCTGCTCTACGTCCGTCGCGTCCGGGGCGCCATGCTCATCGCCATCGTGGGCATGACCGTCGTGGCCGTGATCCTGCAGTCGATCCTCCACATCCCGGGCCAGGAGCAGGGCGCCAACCCGACCGGCTGGGCGCTCAACATCCCCGAGCTCGGCGCCGGCGGGCTGCTCAGCCTGCCCGACCTGTCTCTGATCGGCCGCGTCGACCTGTTCGGCGCCTTCTCGTCCGGCCCGGCCGTGACGATCGCCATGATCATGACGGTCTTCGCGCTGCTGCTGGCCGACTTCTTCGACACGATGGGCACCGTCGTGGCCGTGGGCGCCGAGGGTGGCCTGCTGGACGCCGACGGCAACCCCGAGCACACCCGCGAGATCCTCGCGGTCGACTCCATCGCTGCGATCGCCGGCGGCCTGGGTTCGGTGTCGTCCAACACCTCCTACATCGAGTCCGCCGCGGGCGTCGGCGAGGGCGCGCGCACCGGCCTGGCGTCGGTCGTGACCGGCCTGGCCTTCCTGGTGAGCCTGTTCCTCGCCCCGCTGGTCAAGCTGGTGCCGTCCGAGGCGGCCGCGCCCGCCCTGGTGTTCGTGGGCTTCCTCATGCTCAGCCAGGTCGTGCACGTCGACTGGACCGACCCGGAGGAGGGCTTCCCGGCCTTCGTCACGATGATCGCGATGCCGTTCGCCTACTCGATCACCGCGGGCATCGGCGCCGGCTTCCTGTTCTGGATCGCCATCAAGGTGGCCGTGGGCAAGTCCCGCCAGGTCCACCCGCTGCTGTGGGTCATCGGCGTCGCGTTCCTGATCTACTTCGGCCAGGGCGTCATCAACGCGCTGCTCGCCTGA
- a CDS encoding NUDIX hydrolase, whose protein sequence is MTEPFRTRDFRPVPPRERPRKTRRGVRVVVTDGASALMFADTDPGVPGSRWWVTPGGGMDPGETELDTAVRELQEETGLRADASDLIGPVMRRVAAHGYSDQICEQSEAFFVLVTPRFELDTSGHTPEERITLAGHAWLPLDALDDVPEPVWPSELARLVATASRPDRWPGDVGWVEESTVPIAE, encoded by the coding sequence GTGACCGAGCCGTTCCGCACGCGCGACTTCCGCCCGGTGCCGCCGCGCGAGCGTCCCCGCAAGACGCGGCGCGGCGTCCGCGTGGTCGTGACCGACGGGGCCAGCGCGCTGATGTTCGCCGACACCGACCCCGGCGTCCCCGGCTCGCGCTGGTGGGTGACCCCCGGCGGCGGGATGGACCCCGGCGAGACCGAACTCGACACGGCCGTGCGCGAACTCCAGGAGGAGACCGGGCTGCGCGCGGACGCGTCCGACCTCATCGGCCCCGTGATGCGTCGCGTCGCCGCCCACGGCTACTCCGACCAGATCTGCGAGCAGAGCGAGGCCTTCTTCGTGCTCGTGACGCCCCGCTTCGAGCTCGACACCTCGGGCCACACCCCCGAGGAGCGGATCACCTTGGCCGGCCACGCCTGGCTGCCGCTCGACGCCCTGGACGACGTGCCCGAGCCGGTCTGGCCGTCGGAACTCGCGCGCCTCGTCGCGACGGCGTCCCGCCCCGACCGCTGGCCGGGCGACGTCGGATGGGTCGAGGAGTCGACCGTCCCCATCGCGGAGTAG
- a CDS encoding cold-shock protein: protein MPSGRVRFFDADKGFGFIAKDDGRDEVYVHASALPDGVETLKKGQRVEFGLIDGRRGEQAISVRLLDSPVSLSKASRRSTEAMALIVEDLIKSLDVMGNGYRRNRHPDPKQAAKTAQLLRAVADELEL from the coding sequence ATGCCTTCGGGGCGCGTGCGGTTCTTCGACGCTGACAAGGGTTTCGGCTTCATCGCCAAGGACGACGGCCGCGATGAGGTCTACGTCCATGCCTCCGCGCTGCCCGACGGCGTCGAGACGCTGAAGAAGGGCCAGCGGGTGGAGTTCGGCCTGATCGACGGGCGCCGTGGCGAGCAGGCGATCTCGGTGCGGCTACTGGATTCGCCCGTGTCGCTGTCCAAGGCGTCGCGTCGTTCCACCGAGGCGATGGCGCTGATCGTCGAGGACCTCATCAAGTCCCTCGACGTGATGGGCAACGGCTACCGCCGCAACCGGCACCCCGATCCGAAGCAGGCCGCGAAGACGGCGCAGCTGTTGCGCGCCGTCGCCGATGAATTGGAGTTGTGA
- a CDS encoding UTP--glucose-1-phosphate uridylyltransferase, with protein MTSGLERARQKMLDAGASAAAVDVFTHYYQQLGQPGGGYIREDSLEPLTDPPRLASIDIDPDAAADALSRTAIIKLNGGLGTSMGLDGPKTLLPVRGRKTFLDILVAQVLRARERYNARLPLIFMNSFRTREATLAYLERYDDLAVGGLPVDFLQGFEPKLTKDTLEPIEWPADPDLEWCPPGHGDIYTSLVGTGLLDQLLHEGFRYASIANGDNLGAGPNATLAGWFAQSGAPYAAEVCPRTPNDRKGGHLAIRKSDGQLILRDTAQTAPEEMEFFTDEYRHPYFHANNLWVDLAALQRLMAERNNVLGLPLIRNEKNVDPSDKSTPEVIQMEIAMGAAIEVFPGAQAIAVERDRFLPVKTTNELMLVRSDAFALDGDARLCATTERLPAVSLDKRFYALLPDFDRRVEYVPSLREARSLTVNGDWTFSDPVTVIGDAVLPDEGEPRVIEDEAIGRR; from the coding sequence ATGACCTCCGGACTTGAGCGGGCTCGCCAGAAGATGCTGGACGCCGGCGCCTCCGCGGCAGCCGTCGACGTGTTCACGCACTACTACCAGCAGTTGGGGCAGCCCGGCGGCGGCTACATCCGCGAGGACTCGCTGGAGCCGCTCACCGACCCGCCCCGACTAGCCTCGATCGACATCGACCCGGACGCCGCCGCCGACGCCCTCTCCCGGACGGCCATCATCAAGCTCAACGGCGGGCTGGGGACCTCGATGGGCCTCGACGGACCCAAGACGCTGCTGCCGGTCCGCGGACGCAAGACCTTCCTCGACATCCTCGTCGCCCAGGTGCTGCGCGCCCGCGAGCGGTACAACGCCCGCCTGCCGCTCATCTTCATGAACAGCTTCCGCACGCGCGAGGCCACGCTGGCCTACCTCGAGCGCTACGACGACCTCGCCGTCGGCGGGCTGCCCGTGGACTTCCTGCAGGGGTTCGAGCCGAAGCTGACCAAGGACACCCTCGAGCCGATCGAGTGGCCGGCCGACCCCGACCTGGAGTGGTGCCCGCCCGGCCACGGCGACATCTACACCTCTCTCGTCGGCACCGGCCTGCTCGACCAACTCCTGCACGAGGGCTTCCGGTACGCGTCGATCGCCAACGGCGACAACCTCGGTGCCGGCCCCAACGCCACCCTGGCCGGCTGGTTCGCCCAGTCCGGCGCGCCGTACGCCGCCGAGGTGTGCCCCCGGACGCCCAACGACCGCAAGGGCGGCCACCTCGCCATCCGCAAGAGCGACGGCCAGCTCATCCTGCGCGACACCGCGCAGACGGCGCCCGAGGAGATGGAGTTCTTCACCGACGAGTACCGGCACCCCTACTTCCACGCGAACAACCTGTGGGTCGACCTCGCCGCGCTGCAGCGGCTGATGGCCGAGCGCAACAACGTGCTGGGGCTGCCCCTCATCCGCAACGAGAAGAACGTGGACCCCAGCGACAAGTCCACCCCCGAGGTGATCCAGATGGAGATCGCCATGGGGGCCGCGATCGAGGTGTTCCCCGGCGCCCAGGCGATCGCCGTGGAACGCGACCGGTTCCTGCCGGTAAAGACGACCAACGAGCTGATGCTGGTCCGCTCGGACGCCTTCGCGCTCGACGGCGACGCCCGGCTGTGCGCGACCACCGAGCGTCTGCCCGCCGTGTCGCTGGACAAGCGGTTCTACGCGCTGCTGCCGGACTTCGACCGGCGCGTCGAGTACGTGCCGTCGCTGAGGGAGGCCCGCTCGCTGACCGTGAACGGCGACTGGACCTTCTCCGACCCCGTCACCGTCATCGGGGACGCCGTGCTGCCCGACGAGGGCGAGCCGCGCGTCATCGAGGACGAGGCCATCGGACGCCGGTGA